CTGGTTACAGGAGGCATTCAGAAAGCCTTTATAGCTACTCCTCCTAAGGGCCACATTTAGTACTGCAACATATTGCATCAGAACCATAACATGGATAGTGCAAAGTCATTGGCTATGATGTCTGGATGCAAAGCCTGTTAAATTAagtacaaaaaataaatcaaacaacaaGACTGCAGAGACCACTGTTTGATCTTACATAAAATAAGAACAAGGACATAACTTTAACTATGTTTGTctttcaaaaccaaaaaaatcacattagTCATCCAACACTGCACTGTTGCACTATAAATCCCAGTGTAATCTAATTCCATACAAATGACCAGACAGCATTACACTTTTCACTCACCGTTTGCAAACCTGCACTGTTTGAGCACCTCACTGAAGCCCTCACAGAGTTTGAAGTCGCTTTGGTTTTGGGCACAATCAATGAACTGTTTAAGCTCATAGGAGCAGGCCTGCTGCTCTTGCTGAGGGGCCTGCTGCTGGTACATGGGCTGACCCTGGTACGGCTCCTGAAAGATACAATAAAAGCAAGTTCCTGTACCTGATGGAGAACAACTGCAGGTTGCACCTAAAACTGAGTTTTGTCTGCATAACCATAAACAATCAAGTTGTAACACAATGACATGTTCTACTACAAGAAAAGTTTGACACATGGCTAAGCTTTACACATTTTACctgaaagatgttttttcaTTAAGGATATACAAGCAGTCTACAATAGACTAGGTTAACTGCTTACATGTTAGATTTGTTTTATCAGCAAACCTGTTGCACCATCTCCACAaattctttttcttccttcacaactatgttttttttcccgAACATGGCTCATTTAATCTGGTTGCCAGTGTACACATAATAAAACCACCAACAAAACACGACTAAAGGCAAAGTGTAATAAAGGTATGAAATAAATCTCTCATAAAGCAGCACTAACTCAAATTAGAGGATGATACACTATAGTTGAAATAATCCTGGTATTGCTTTAAACTTGTGATTGTTCACTATATTCATATATCGCATGGACTGATCTGTGGATTACAGAAAATGTGACGTTCGTTTCATCATTACTTTTCCTCCCCCACTAAAAgcttaacacacacagacaacctgttttttgtttctgatgtCCTATTTGTCAGACACACTAATCTGCCCTAAAGCTATTCCAGTCCCATGAACAGCTAAACACTATTTATTTACCTGGTATGTGACGTCAGGCCTGGCAGGCTCAGAATGTCCTCCACTGAAGGCTCCAGTCATGGCATGGCCAATGGTGTGTCCTACTGCAGAGCCCACTGCCACGCCAGCGGCGGTAGTTGCCATCTGGGCAAACATACCGGGCTGTCTGGGTGCTGCAGCTGGGGCACCCACAGCAGATGGAGGAGCCTGCATTGGAGCCGGGGcatgggagggaggaggtgcagcCCTGGCCAtaggtggtggtgatggtggtgccCGGCTGTATagaaaaagtttttttaaaaGTGTAATCAACAACCAACACTACATGTATGTACTGGGATCAGTTTTCAAAAATAGCTTGTATTCTTACTTCTTTTCTCAAGACTAAAGTATGATTCTGTCAACTGCTAATGCAAAGATTCAAGAAGGCAAAAATATCAAGTGTTGAGAAAAGAGGGCAAAGGCAAGTTAAACAAGCTATCTGTCTTTAGACCTTAATCAAGACAAATGTTTGACAACAGGAAACCTCTGAGCTTAAGAGatatatgacacacacatataaggACTAGACgaattttacacaaaaactATTCAAAGAGTGGTAAATAGTGATAAAACAATCAGTGCTATAGCAAGTCAGTGTGAAAACTATGTGGCACTGGTGCAAAGTGTCACTTGAGGTCATGGATATGAGGTTTCCTCTGGGCAGGTTGGCATAAGAGCTAGTGATACTGGCAAAATCATATTACAACATGCTGGACCCCGTATGTACGATACTTAATCTAAATTAGATGTGGATAATGTGGTCTAGTATCAGAGAAATACTAAAATGGGGATATGCTGATGAGTTAAGGGGCATTCGCTGCTCCTGTAACACAATCAGAACACATAAATTCAGATATATTTCAATCAATTTAGCTGCAGACTAGTTTGATGTAATCCGACaaggtttaaaaatgtttaattttggCGTTGTGATGCCATTAAACATGTAAAGTTACAGTCTCTTTATGCAGATTAGATAATGTGACCTTCACTACTTAAATCAACAACTTTAGAGCAAACACCCTTTTCCTACGAAAGGAAGACATTGAGATGTACAAATCTAATCATTATTAGTTCTATCGTTGGCTGTTAATCATAAATAAAAGCCTTTCCAAAATCCGGTTAGCATATGCTACGTAACTAGGTG
This genomic interval from Chaetodon trifascialis isolate fChaTrf1 chromosome 9, fChaTrf1.hap1, whole genome shotgun sequence contains the following:
- the chchd2 gene encoding coiled-coil-helix-coiled-coil-helix domain-containing protein 2; translation: MPRGSRSRTSRMAPPASRAPPSPPPMARAAPPPSHAPAPMQAPPSAVGAPAAAPRQPGMFAQMATTAAGVAVGSAVGHTIGHAMTGAFSGGHSEPARPDVTYQEPYQGQPMYQQQAPQQEQQACSYELKQFIDCAQNQSDFKLCEGFSEVLKQCRFANGLS